The following are from one region of the Magallana gigas chromosome 6, xbMagGiga1.1, whole genome shotgun sequence genome:
- the LOC105327491 gene encoding uncharacterized protein translates to MSNFFRPWVETRPAVPVHRRVMLPLNNNMQDHNDMENKKTPRKVKGFFELKHSQRGERKRKYQSAFQEASSCVHSDISSIKVQFNFDNGHVLSFFPRKVSPDENASLEDEGVKKSQDLAVIQQVIAVKDKFRISDEALHELHMIGSIIPSKSAINTEKYRLNTTLEIMSHPTADCSTRKLEHILEFVLQHQKYQKYIENDTVTLRFSCDGAKIAKNISSVRGVFKILAPRQSLPDKLEDLSMCPEDEFTLFFYIGDENRCSLEEYASGTLRDMENVQLNGIVINGRKISVKWIMTCDWKALALLRGINGAQCEFFCMWCHCSKKQICDFSIPSWLIQRSKEEQQTVLNSEKKTFGYKDTDLCPFISYHDMPIDDLHMRIRISLKLFNQLVTWAIDQKSEDNLKRELKRVGVSFRMWEERGDDKLNTKVRKWSQPTGDDLRKIIRDVQIHHILDNKKDRHYVSIESLSVQQLRDELTNRQLSKKGKKPELVARLKDAVGNNTKMRRNVGSRLQVSYDFSEDEEQDLDVAALQDLWSGFHTLMESLRALPGTDNYKDMETFAKEAKEWATEFRKQTFDEDVIPYIHAMVYHVPQFLQTYHYIHDIGVAQVERKNFDHRQAYFGSTNRNGSKWKKHVSKQILERENRMLWSSLHGTVREKRKYVKS, encoded by the exons ATGTCGAATTTTTTTCGACCATGGGTGGAGACACGGCCGGCTGTACCTGTGCATAGACGTGTAATGTTGCCGTTGAATAACAACATGCAG GACCACAATGATATGGAAAATAAGAAAACTCCACGCAAAGTAAAAGGATTTTTTGAGCTGAAACATTCTCAAAGAGGAGAAAGGAAAAGAAAATACCAAAGCGCTTTTCAAGAAGCTTCAAGCTGTGTTCACAGTGATATTTCCTCCATCAAAGTCCAGTTCAATTTTGATAATGGACATGTTTTATCCTTTTTTCCCCGCAAAGTGTCCCCTGATGAAAATGCTAGTTTGGAAGATGAAGGTGTTAAGAAATCTCAAGACCTTGCTGTAATTCAACAGGTTATTGCAGTTAAGGACAAGTTCAGAATTTCTGACGAAGCTTTACATGAACTTCATATGATTGGTTCAATAATACCAAGCAAGTCAGCCATCAATACAGAAAAATACCGTCTCAACACAACTCTTGAAATAATGAGCCATCCaaca gcAGACTGCAGTACTAGAAAGCTAGAGCACATTCTAGAGTTTGTACTTCAACACCAAAAATACCAGAAGTATATTGAGAATGACACTGTTACCCTGCGTTTTTCCTGTGATGGTGCCAAAATTGCCAAAAATATCTCCTCAGTAAGAGGGGTGTTCAAGATTTTGGCACCAAGACAGTCATTGCCAGATAAGCTTGAAGATTTGAGCATGTGTCCGGAAGATGAGTTTActcttttcttttacattg GAGATGAAAATCGATGCAGTTTAGAGGAATATGCCTCTGGGACATTAAGAGACATGGAAAATGTTCAATTGAATGGAATTGTAATCAATGGAAGAAAAATCTCTGTAAAGTG gATAATGACTTGTGATTGGAAGGCACTTGCCTTACTGAGGGGAATTAATGGCGCTCAATGCGAATTTTTCTGCATGTGGTGCCACTGCTCCAAAAAGCAGATATGCGATTTCAGTA TCCCATCTTGGTTGATACAGAGATCTAAAGAAGAACAACAAACTGTTCTAAATTCTGAAAAGAAAACGTTCGGGTACAAAGATACAGATCTCTGCCCTTTCATTTCATACCATGACATGCCCATTGATGATCTTCACATGCGCATAAGGATTTCTCTAAAGCTCTTCAATCAG CTTGTGACCTGGGCAATAGACCAGAAATCTGAAGACAATTTGAAAAGAGAACTGAAACGCGTAGGTGTCAGTTTCAGAATGTGGGAGGAAAGGGGGGATGACAAATTGAACACCAAAGTGAGGAAATGGTCTCAACCAACAG GTGATGATTTACGTAAAATTATAAGAGACGTTCAAATCCATCATATTCTGGACAATAAAAAGGACAGGCACTACGTATCAATAGAAAGCCTTTCAGTACAGCAGTTGAGGGACGAATTAACTAACAGACAGCTttccaaaaaaggaaaaaaacccgAGCTTGTAGCCCGATTAAAAGATGCTGTCGGAAATAACACTAAG ATGAGGAGGAATGTAGGCTCTCGTCTTCAGGTATCGTACGACTTTTCAGAAGATGAAGAACAGGACCTGGACGTCGCAGCCCTGCAAGATCTGTGGTCAGGTTTCCATACGCTCATGGAAAGTCTCCGGGCATTACCTGGAACAGATAATTACAAAGATATGGAAACTTTTGCAAAAGAAGCAAAGGAATGGGCCACTGAATTTCGAAAGCAAACCTTCGATGAAGATGTTATCCCATACATTCATG CTATGGTTTATCATGTACCACAGTTTCTGCAGACATACCACTACATACATGATATCGGGGTTGCCCAAGTTGAGCGTAAAAATTTTGACCATCGTCAAGCGTACTTTGGAAGCACCAACAGAAATGGGTCCAAATGGAAAAAACATGTCTCAAAGCAG ATTCTTGAGAGGGAAAATAGAATGCTTTGGTCCAGTCTACATGGAACTGTacgtgaaaaaagaaaatatgtaaagtCTTAA
- the LOC117691889 gene encoding uncharacterized protein isoform X2, whose protein sequence is MAQRKRRAPVRFGDWEENLNFRSLKENKSKEKLWEIEDILERREQEVLVKWKDWEGPSTWVSLDGNQELQQFIERNKGNPLSCHLHRRNLDSNKIDCRNNPDDIMALRQAIFDSLGDARRTPDGALGIQSRTTVKVPFSCASFNKYFRSLMDTLPTDNGNVDFYLTGEEMTSAIGENWSNRCYKTSTETFVSFKEFIHVWWGYKERKQYQHNNCKRCTWKDAEENRPQLCDPVILYVRGPSWIHVTFTRSRRNMVTGTVAKRRRQKNL, encoded by the exons ATGGCACAGAGAAAGAGAAGAGCCCCTGTAAGATTCGGAGATTGGgaggaaaatttaaattttagaagttTAAAGGAAAACAAGTCGAAAGAG AAACTATGGGAGATTGAAGACATTTTAGAGAGGAGGGAGCAAGAAGTGCTAGTAAAATGGAAGGACTGGGAGGGACCATCAACCTGGGTCAGTTTAGATGGAAACCAGGAATTGCAGCAATTCATTGAAAGAAATAAAGGAAACCCCCTCTCTTGTCATCTTCACCGCAGGAATTTAGATTCCAACAAAATAGACTGCAGGAACAACCCTGATGACATTATGGCACTGCGACAGGCCATCTTTGACAGTTTAGGCGATGCACGCCGTACACCTGATGGTGCATTAGGCATCCAGTCGAGGACAACAGTGAAAGTGCCTTTTTCTTGTGCAAGTTTTAATAAATACTTCAGGTCTTTGATGGATACTCTGCCAACAGACAATGGAAATGTGGATTTCTACCTCACAG gTGAAGAAATGACTTCTGCCATTGGAGAGAACTGGTCAAATAGATGTTACAAAACATCAACAGAAACATTTGTCTCCTTCAAAGAGTTTATTCATGTCTGGTGGGGATATAAGGAGAGAAAGCAATACCAACACAATAATTGTAAAAG ATGCACGTGGAAAGATGCTGAGGAGAACCGACCACAGCTATGTGACCCTGTAATACTGTATGTTCGTGGTCCATCCTGGATTCACGTAACTTTTACGAGGTCTCGTAGAAACATGGTTACTGGGACTGTAGCTAAACGACG AAGGCAGAAAAATTTGTGA
- the LOC117691889 gene encoding uncharacterized protein isoform X1, producing the protein MAQRKRRAPVRFGDWEENLNFRSLKENKSKEKLWEIEDILERREQEVLVKWKDWEGPSTWVSLDGNQELQQFIERNKGNPLSCHLHRRNLDSNKIDCRNNPDDIMALRQAIFDSLGDARRTPDGALGIQSRTTVKVPFSCASFNKYFRSLMDTLPTDNGNVDFYLTGEEMTSAIGENWSNRCYKTSTETFVSFKEFIHVWWGYKERKQYQHNNCKRCTWKDAEENRPQLCDPVILYVRGPSWIHVTFTRSRRNMVTGTVAKRRYLRLYIFSFFTYSSM; encoded by the exons ATGGCACAGAGAAAGAGAAGAGCCCCTGTAAGATTCGGAGATTGGgaggaaaatttaaattttagaagttTAAAGGAAAACAAGTCGAAAGAG AAACTATGGGAGATTGAAGACATTTTAGAGAGGAGGGAGCAAGAAGTGCTAGTAAAATGGAAGGACTGGGAGGGACCATCAACCTGGGTCAGTTTAGATGGAAACCAGGAATTGCAGCAATTCATTGAAAGAAATAAAGGAAACCCCCTCTCTTGTCATCTTCACCGCAGGAATTTAGATTCCAACAAAATAGACTGCAGGAACAACCCTGATGACATTATGGCACTGCGACAGGCCATCTTTGACAGTTTAGGCGATGCACGCCGTACACCTGATGGTGCATTAGGCATCCAGTCGAGGACAACAGTGAAAGTGCCTTTTTCTTGTGCAAGTTTTAATAAATACTTCAGGTCTTTGATGGATACTCTGCCAACAGACAATGGAAATGTGGATTTCTACCTCACAG gTGAAGAAATGACTTCTGCCATTGGAGAGAACTGGTCAAATAGATGTTACAAAACATCAACAGAAACATTTGTCTCCTTCAAAGAGTTTATTCATGTCTGGTGGGGATATAAGGAGAGAAAGCAATACCAACACAATAATTGTAAAAG ATGCACGTGGAAAGATGCTGAGGAGAACCGACCACAGCTATGTGACCCTGTAATACTGTATGTTCGTGGTCCATCCTGGATTCACGTAACTTTTACGAGGTCTCGTAGAAACATGGTTACTGGGACTGTAGCTAAACGACGGTATTTAAGactttacatattttcttttttcacgtACAGTTCCATGTAG